A window of the Butyricimonas faecalis genome harbors these coding sequences:
- a CDS encoding RNA polymerase sigma-70 factor, giving the protein MKNLLRDNLEGNVVFKKIFATYYARIVYFAFQIIGDRAEAEDIAQDTFVNFWNQKEHVSQHESAIKNYLYLTAKNLCLNQIRHNNIVKEYQTKNQFPVFDDTDIVNAIVSSEISSRIYQAIETLPGQCREVTRMAYILGLKNQEIADCLQISINSVRAHKQRAIQLLRDKLDKKDLLLMIIFEKKLNFF; this is encoded by the coding sequence ATGAAGAATTTATTACGGGATAATTTGGAAGGTAATGTCGTTTTTAAGAAAATCTTTGCGACTTATTATGCCAGAATCGTTTATTTTGCCTTCCAAATTATAGGTGATCGGGCTGAGGCGGAGGATATTGCTCAAGATACTTTCGTGAATTTCTGGAATCAAAAAGAGCATGTGAGTCAACATGAAAGCGCAATAAAGAATTACTTGTATCTGACGGCTAAAAATCTTTGCCTTAATCAAATCAGACATAATAATATCGTCAAGGAGTATCAGACTAAAAATCAATTCCCCGTATTTGATGATACGGATATCGTGAATGCTATTGTTTCATCTGAAATTTCTTCACGGATTTATCAAGCCATAGAAACTTTACCGGGGCAATGTCGGGAAGTTACTCGTATGGCCTACATTCTTGGATTGAAAAATCAAGAGATTGCAGATTGTTTACAAATTTCTATTAATAGTGTAAGAGCTCATAAACAACGTGCTATTCAGTTACTTCGGGATAAGTTGGATAAAAAAGATTTGTTGTTAATGATAATTTTTGAAAAAAAGTTGAATTTTTTTTAG
- the uvrA gene encoding excinuclease ABC subunit UvrA, with the protein MENREEDNNIAIFGAREHNLKNIDLTIPRDKLTVITGLSGSGKSSLAFDTIYAEGQRRYLETFSAYARRFLGGMERPDVDKITGLSPVISIEQKTTNKNPRSTVGTTTEIYDFLRLLYARAGVAYSYATGSKMVKYTDEQILELLQRDFAGRRILLLAPVVKGRKGHYRELFENLRKNGFISVRVDGELREMKIGMSVDRYKMHDIEIVVDKIVMDQIDLKRLKNSVATAMKHGKGVMMVKDYASDEIKYYSRHLMCPDTGLSYKDPAPHTFSFNSPHGACKKCKGLGYVNEVAMEKIIPDNSLSIYAGGILPLGKYKASLIFYQIETILRKHGADIKQPIRDLPEEALTDVLYGYPGQFRLENAEIGVSSNFLTTYEGILKYVTMQEENSTSKKANKWAEQFISVSTCDACNGQRLNQEALHFYINGKNISELANMELSDLYEWISNVEEHLEDKQKQIAGEILKEIRTRLKFTLDVGLEYLSLNRQSMTLSGGESQRIRLATQIGSQLVNVLYILDEPSIGLHQKDNRKLIHSLQELRDNGNSVIVVEHDKEMMENADYIVDLGPKAGRKGGEIMAIGKYSDILKSDSLTAQYLTGKKMIAIPAERRVGNGKKISLKGCTGNNLKNVDVDFPLGKLICVTGVSGSGKSSLINGTLHPILSAYFYNALAAPLPYKSIEGITDIDKVVVVDQSPLGRSPRSNPATYTGLFTDIRKIFEKLPESQVRGYTAGRFSFNVSGGRCEVCKGAGVKTIEMNFLPDVYVHCEACDGKRYNKETLEVRYKGKSIGDVLNLTINQAVEFFENLPHLQSKLKMLQDVGLGYIKIGQPCTTLSGGESQRIKLATELSKKDTGSTLYILDEPTTGLHFEDINILLGVLQKLVDKGNTVIVIEHNLDVIKVADYLIDMGPGGGKMGGTVVCTGTPEEVARNKKSVTAPFLREELG; encoded by the coding sequence ATGGAGAACAGAGAAGAAGATAACAATATAGCCATATTTGGTGCCAGAGAGCATAACCTGAAAAACATAGATCTGACGATTCCACGCGATAAGTTGACAGTAATTACCGGGTTAAGCGGGAGTGGAAAATCATCCTTGGCTTTTGATACGATATATGCCGAGGGGCAGCGTCGGTATCTGGAAACTTTTTCCGCGTATGCCCGTCGTTTCTTGGGGGGAATGGAACGTCCGGATGTGGATAAGATTACGGGGTTAAGTCCTGTGATTTCAATAGAACAGAAGACCACGAATAAAAATCCTCGTTCTACAGTCGGTACGACCACCGAGATTTATGACTTTTTGCGTTTGCTTTACGCTCGTGCAGGGGTGGCTTATTCTTATGCCACGGGTAGTAAGATGGTAAAGTACACGGATGAACAGATATTGGAATTGTTGCAGCGTGATTTTGCCGGACGACGTATCTTGTTGTTGGCACCCGTGGTAAAAGGGCGTAAGGGGCATTACCGGGAGTTATTCGAAAATTTGCGAAAGAATGGTTTTATCTCGGTACGGGTAGACGGTGAGTTACGGGAAATGAAGATCGGGATGAGTGTTGATCGTTACAAGATGCATGATATTGAAATCGTGGTGGATAAGATTGTTATGGATCAGATCGATCTGAAACGCTTGAAAAATTCCGTGGCTACTGCCATGAAGCACGGTAAGGGGGTGATGATGGTAAAAGATTACGCGTCTGACGAGATTAAATATTATAGCCGCCATTTGATGTGTCCGGATACCGGGCTTTCCTATAAAGATCCGGCCCCGCATACTTTTTCTTTCAATTCACCTCACGGGGCTTGTAAGAAATGTAAGGGGTTGGGGTATGTCAACGAGGTGGCAATGGAAAAGATTATCCCGGATAATTCTTTGTCGATTTATGCCGGGGGAATCCTACCCCTGGGAAAATATAAGGCATCTCTTATTTTCTACCAGATCGAAACGATTTTAAGAAAACATGGTGCCGATATTAAACAACCGATTCGGGATTTGCCCGAAGAGGCCTTGACGGATGTCCTGTACGGTTATCCGGGGCAATTTCGTTTGGAGAACGCGGAGATCGGGGTGTCATCCAACTTTCTCACGACGTACGAGGGGATATTGAAGTATGTCACCATGCAGGAGGAAAATTCGACTTCCAAGAAAGCGAATAAATGGGCGGAACAATTTATTTCCGTGTCAACTTGCGACGCGTGTAACGGTCAACGCTTGAATCAAGAGGCTCTACATTTCTATATTAACGGGAAGAATATTTCCGAGTTGGCTAATATGGAATTGTCTGATTTGTACGAGTGGATCAGTAACGTGGAGGAGCATTTGGAGGATAAGCAGAAACAGATTGCCGGGGAGATTTTGAAGGAGATCCGGACGCGTCTGAAGTTTACGCTTGATGTGGGTTTGGAGTATCTATCCTTGAATCGACAGTCCATGACGTTATCGGGCGGGGAATCCCAGCGTATTCGCTTGGCGACACAGATCGGGTCGCAGTTGGTTAACGTGCTTTATATATTGGATGAACCGAGTATCGGGTTGCACCAGAAGGATAACCGGAAGTTGATTCATTCTTTACAGGAATTACGGGATAACGGTAATTCGGTGATCGTGGTGGAGCATGATAAGGAGATGATGGAGAATGCCGATTACATCGTGGATTTGGGGCCCAAGGCGGGAAGGAAAGGCGGGGAGATCATGGCTATCGGGAAATATTCCGATATTCTGAAAAGTGATAGTCTGACGGCACAATACTTGACAGGGAAGAAGATGATCGCTATTCCGGCAGAACGTCGTGTGGGGAACGGAAAGAAGATTTCTTTGAAAGGATGTACGGGGAATAATCTTAAAAATGTGGATGTCGATTTTCCTTTGGGAAAATTGATCTGCGTGACAGGTGTGAGTGGGAGTGGAAAATCTTCTTTGATCAACGGTACTTTACATCCGATATTGAGTGCTTATTTTTATAATGCTTTGGCCGCACCGTTACCTTATAAATCGATTGAAGGGATAACCGACATCGATAAGGTGGTTGTGGTGGATCAAAGTCCGTTAGGTAGAAGTCCTCGTTCCAATCCAGCTACTTATACGGGGTTGTTTACTGATATTCGAAAGATATTTGAGAAATTACCGGAATCACAGGTTCGGGGATACACGGCCGGACGTTTTTCTTTTAACGTGAGCGGGGGACGTTGTGAGGTATGTAAGGGTGCGGGCGTGAAGACGATTGAGATGAATTTTCTCCCGGATGTTTACGTGCATTGCGAGGCGTGTGATGGTAAGCGTTACAATAAAGAGACCTTGGAGGTTCGCTATAAAGGAAAATCCATCGGGGACGTGCTGAACCTGACGATTAATCAAGCGGTAGAGTTCTTTGAAAATTTGCCTCACCTGCAATCCAAATTGAAGATGTTGCAGGATGTGGGGTTAGGGTATATCAAAATCGGACAACCTTGTACCACGTTAAGCGGTGGTGAGTCCCAGCGTATTAAATTGGCTACCGAACTTTCGAAGAAAGATACCGGAAGTACGCTGTATATACTGGATGAGCCTACAACTGGGCTACATTTTGAGGATATAAATATATTGTTGGGCGTGTTACAAAAACTGGTTGATAAAGGAAATACCGTGATTGTTATCGAGCATAATTTGGATGTGATTAAAGTTGCCGATTATCTTATCGATATGGGACCCGGGGGAGGTAAAATGGGAGGTACCGTTGTTTGCACCGGAACTCCGGAAGAAGTTGCCCGAAATAAAAAATCCGTGACGGCACCTTTTTTACGGGAGGAGTTGGGATGA
- a CDS encoding DUF4295 domain-containing protein: MAKKVVATLKTADGRGYAKIIKMVKSPKTGAYTFKEQMVPNDQVKEAVKK, translated from the coding sequence ATGGCAAAGAAAGTTGTTGCAACACTTAAAACAGCAGATGGTAGGGGATATGCGAAAATCATCAAAATGGTGAAATCTCCGAAAACCGGTGCCTATACTTTTAAGGAACAAATGGTTCCTAATGATCAGGTGAAAGAAGCCGTGAAAAAGTAA
- the rpmG gene encoding 50S ribosomal protein L33, which yields MAKKSKGNRIQVILECTEHKESGMPGTSRYITTKNRKNTPERMELRKYNPILRRVTLHREIK from the coding sequence ATGGCAAAGAAGAGCAAAGGAAACAGAATACAGGTGATTTTGGAGTGTACGGAACACAAAGAATCCGGAATGCCGGGTACGTCTCGTTATATCACTACCAAAAATAGAAAGAACACCCCCGAGAGAATGGAGTTGCGTAAGTACAACCCGATTCTGAGAAGAGTAACTTTACACAGAGAAATAAAATAA
- the rpmB gene encoding 50S ribosomal protein L28 — translation MSRICQITGKKAMVGNHVSHSKRRVKRTFEINLFKRNFYWPKEDRWIRLNVSAAGLRLINKKGISACLKEATANGLIKNV, via the coding sequence ATGTCAAGAATTTGTCAAATAACTGGAAAGAAAGCGATGGTTGGTAACCATGTTTCTCACTCCAAAAGAAGAGTGAAGAGAACATTCGAGATCAACCTGTTTAAGAGGAATTTTTATTGGCCAAAAGAAGATAGATGGATCCGTTTGAATGTATCTGCAGCCGGATTGCGCCTGATCAACAAGAAAGGTATTAGTGCTTGTTTGAAAGAAGCTACTGCCAATGGTTTAATTAAGAACGTATAA